A stretch of Limanda limanda chromosome 7, fLimLim1.1, whole genome shotgun sequence DNA encodes these proteins:
- the LOC133005653 gene encoding protein Wnt-2b-A produces MLGLNRILSLRATRIRRLSSRASSRCQTPSASSRIYCACVLLLLLVTPRVDSSWWYIGALGARVICDNIPGLVNKQRQLCQRHPDIMQAIGEGTKEWIRECQHQFRHHRWNCSTLDRDHTVFGRVLLRSSREAAFVYAISSAGVVYALTRACSQGELKTCNCDPHKRGRASDERGEFDWGGCSDNINYGIKFAKAFIDAKERTVRDARALMNLHNNRCGRIAVKRFMKLECKCHGVSGSCTLRTCWMAMSDFRKTGDYLRRKYNGAIEVTMNQDGTGFAVANKAFRKATKNDLVYFENSPDYCLQDKAAGSLGTAGRVCNKTSRGTDGCEVMCCGRGYDTTRVQQITKCECKFKWCCAVECKDCEEAVDIHTCKAPKRAEWLEQT; encoded by the exons ATGCTGGGTTTAAACAGGATTCTGAGCCTCCGGGCGACGCGGATTCGGAGACTCTCCTCCCGGGCTTCTTCCCGGTGCCAGACCCCCAGTGCCAGCTCCAGGATTTACTGTGCGTgcgtgttgctgctgctgctggttacACCTCGGGTGGACTCTTCATGGTG GTACATCGGGGCACTCGGGGCCCGTGTGATCTGCGATAACATCCCGGGTTTGGTGAACAAGCAGCGGCAACTTTGCCAGCGCCACCCGGACATCATGCAGGCCATCGGCGAGGGCACCAAGGAGTGGATCAGAGAATGCCAGCACCAGTTCAGACACCATCGCTGGAACTGCAGCACACTGGACCGCGACCACACTGTGTTTGGACGTGTCCTGCTCCGGA GCAGCCGCGAGGCAGCATTCGTCTACGCCATCTCCTCGGCAGGTGTGGTGTATGCGCTCACTCGCGCCTGCAGCCAGGGGGAACTGAAGACGTGTAACTGTGACCCGCACAAGCGTGGACGGGCTAGTGACGAGCGGGGAGAGTTTGACTGGGGCGGCTGTAGCGACAATATTAACTATGGGATCAAGTTTGCCAAAGCCTTCATAGATGCCAAAGAGAGGACGGTCCGAGATGCACGGGCACTCATGAACCTGCACAACAATCGCTGTGGCAGAATA GCAGTGAAGCGATTCATGAAGCTGGAGTGCAAATGCCACGGAGTGAGTGGCTCCTGCACGCTGCGGACATGTTGGATGGCCATGTCAGACTTCAGGAAGACCGGCGACTACCTGAGGAGGAAATACAATGGGGCCATCGAGGTGACGATGAATCAGGACGGGACGGGCTTCGCTGTGGCAAACAAAGCCTTCAGGAAGGCCACCAAAAATGACCTGGTCTACTTTGAGAACTCACCGGATTATTGCCTGCAAGACAAAGCCGCAG GTTCCCTGGGCACAGCTGGGCGAGTCTGCAACAAGACGTCACGCGGCACCGACGGCTGCGAGGTCATGTGCTGTGGCCGGGGCTACGACACCACACGGGTCCAGCAGATCACCAAGTGCGAGTGCAAGTTCAAATGGTGCTGCGCTGTGGAGTGTAAGGACTGCGAGGAGGCCGTGGACATACACACGTGCAAGGCCCCCAAACGAGCCGAATGGTTGGAGCAGACCTGA